The Halichoerus grypus chromosome 9, mHalGry1.hap1.1, whole genome shotgun sequence genomic sequence AGCCCATTGTCAGCACTGTAGCCAGGCTGAAAAACTCCCTCAGGGAACCAGACAGGAGCTACTCAGAGCCCAGCATGTCATCCTCACAGGAGAGCCTTGAGAGCCAGAAAACTCACCAAAAACTAACACGAAGTGAGGATGACTTCACCATGGCCCAGGCAGGGGCTTGTTTGGAAGGTGAGGAAGCTGAAGACCCATTTCCAGAGGAGGTGTTTCCTGCAGTTGAAGGCAAAACTCAGAGGCCACAGGACCTGAAGGTGAGGAACTCGACTCAGGGTTTGGGGTTACTGTGGGGACTGGTGCCCAAAGCCTCCTCCAGTGGCTCTCTGGATGCTTCCTCTGACAGCTCCCCCGTGGCTTCTCCTTCCAGTCCCAAAAGAAATTTCTTCACCAGACATCAGTCTTTCACAAAGGCAGAGAAAAGTAAGCCCAacagagagattaaaaaacattCCATGTCATTCTCTTTTGCCTCTCACAAAAGAGTGTTGACCAAAACCCCCAGCTGTGTGTCTGTGAAATCCAAAGGCTTTACAAGAGACCAAGTaaagaaaggctttaaaaaagaaagccagcTTGCTGGGCGAATCATCCAAGAGAACTTGTCTGAAATCCAGGGCCAAACAGCTCTAGACTTTAGCTCCAGATCCTATGCCCTCTCAGTCGAGGATGTGGTCCAGCAAGTGGATCAGAGAAGCCCTGGGAGTCCACCATCTTATGAAGAGGCCATTCGGTGCCAGGCATTGGACCTCTCGGCCTACAGGGGCCAAACAGTTGGCAGCATGAGGGCTAGAATGCTCAGCCGGGGCACTCAACTACCACCTCTCCTACCTTTTCACCACGGAGGGAATTCAAGAGATATATGCAGTCAAGAGCCACTTGACAGGCACAGACTATCTCCCAGGACTGAGAGTTGGAAACAGAGCAGGACTGTCCGTGCTTCTGTTGAAACGATAGGACAAGTGACTGTCACAGGGAGACCAGAGCTGTACCGGCTAAGAACTATATCTGAGTCAAATCAGAAGACTAAGCTGGACCACTTAGTGCGGCGATGTAGTCAGCCGGTCTTTGAGGCTGACCAACTCCAGTATGCTAAAGAATCCTATATTTAGGAAGGCAGACCGGACACCATGACATGGCTTGTGGTATCTCTGTAAATGCATGACTGTACGAAGAACTGCTTTAGACTCTGGTTTCAAAAAAGTCGAGAATAAGCTCCTTTAGAGAAGCTGTGTAGAGCCCTCCTCAGTGGAGCTAGCTATGCAAGCGCACTCAGGTAGTGTCTGTGTGCCTGAACTTGTGCAACATGTAGCAAGTGTAGAACGGCACTGCTGTTCTCTGCCTCCTGGGGCACTTTTCTATTGGTTAgtgttcaaaaataatttttcttctatttttttgttacCTCCAATATCAtgccatttttcatattttccacaAACTCCATTTAGGGGAAAACATTTAAAGCTATTAGAAGTTTACTCCAGTAAGCAGCTTTGTGATAACTACTCACCATGGTAAGAAAAAGGAGCAGACTGCAAGGAATAGACTTCTGTGTTTGGAGTTATCAAAGGCATTACAAACTCCAGGAAATGAAAAAGCCATcgttaaaatttatgaaaaatacttaaatgtgTCCTTTAAATCATCTCATTTTCAATGTGGATAGATGAGTAAAAATGCAATACATCAATATTAACTGATTTATAGCACTTTGAGTTTCTTTGTGACTCAGTAATGTCTTCTCCAACAGTGTGCAGGAAATTACTTTATATGCATTGGGGATCATATATAGAATTTCAATGTAATCTCACTACAATAAATTGCCTTCCTTGtttcaaagtaaaaatgtttattctttactGATATGTTGCCTTCTCTCTCTTGATTCTATAGAAACCCAAGAAAAGCACTCACACGTTGGTTCattcaacaacatttattgaatatatattcattactCTAGATTAATAGGCAGTCTGGGATCTTGtctttagaaagaaaagacaaatccagTTCTCCAGTGGTTTGCAAATCCATAAAAAGTACCTACTTGAAGCCATTTTTTCAATAGTAACTCAGAGGCCAGAAAATTTAGAatgcagggggtgcctgggtggctcagtcagttaagcatctgccttcagctcaggtcatgatcccagggtcctgagatggagtcccgcatcaggctccctgctcagcggggagtctgcttctccctctccctctgcccctccccccacctctcgtgctctctctctgtgtctctcaaataaataaatgaaatcttaaaaaaaaaaaagatggtaaaaaaATTTAGTATGCAAATACACGGTGATATAATATTTCTTGTTTAGTGAATTAAACTCTTCAGTACCTTTACAAACCATATTTTTATGATGCTCAGGTTGCTTATTCACAAACATAATGGTAAAATATCTGTCATATATTGGAACTTTAATGCTCAATGGTTAAGATATTTATCTAGTACCTTGGAGATACtagatttctattttccttattttatcaaCCTCTTTCATAAAACACTGAATGTTTTTGAtttgttcaagaaatatttttgcattGGCCAACCACCAGATGGTGAAGGTCTATTATTCTTTTCAaaggagatttatttataatgtggtaaaaagttaaaaatgtaaccCAGATTGCTCAAGGCAACATGCTCAGACCTCAAAATgtcattagaaatattttattaagcacACCAAAAGTGTACAGATTTCAAGGGGCAGACACTCCCCTCTGACTGCTAACTTCAAAAAAGCAATCCTTTTCCAGAGTTGGACACGAATCGTAATAGTTATAATTTTTACCATCTAccgtgtgccaagcactgttttaaGTATTTCAGGACTAAAACAAGCATAGCAACTTCCTATTGAGAATCAGAATTCTCATCAATAAATAAGACTTGGAAGCCTCCAATCTATTCCACTTTACCACACTGACCTGACCTCTGTGTGACCAAACTGCAGATCACAAAAAACCTGTCCTAaacttccttattttaaaaaagcaggtgTGAGACTGAAGTCGTCTACCCATTCCAGGTAAGTAGTACGGTTGCTGGCAAACATTTATGAGCTTCTTGCAGTCAAGCAAATGTCATTAATACTCCTGTCTTTGAACAGCGGAGGAATAGGTGTGGTGACTACTTCAAATATTGCAGAGTGGTCTTCCCACATCTATCCATGGTTTTTAGGATTGCCCACCCTGCTGGCCAAGCCCATCAGTTggctagggctaccataacaaaatatcacgaACAAGTAACTTAAAGTATAGAAATGTATGGTCTCACAGTGCTGAAGGCTAGAactgaaatcaaggtatcagcaggttGGTTCCTTATGAGGGCTGcaagggaaggatctgttccaggatTCTCTCCTTGCTCGAACACAGCCATCACTCTGGGTATCTACATTGTCTTCCCTCTATGTATATCTATCCCCAAAGTTCCCTTTCTTGAGGGACaccaccagtcatattggattagggttcTAGTGATCCATTTTACCTCTTTATAGTCACATTCTGACATACTatgagttaggacttcaacaaatgaatggaggGTGGgaaaggacacaattcaacccttACACTAAGTTTCACAGACTAGTACTTCATGAGACCTTCATTATACCAACAATTTTTAATACTTCACCATAACCAGAGGGCCCAAGCTTATGGTAAGATTTGGATATTAAAATGATGctctaaggagggcacgtgatgtgatgagcactgggtgttatacgcaactgatgaatcactgaacactacatctaaaactaaaaatgtactatatgttggctaattgaatttaaatttaaaaaaaaattatgctctAGTGAAGGACCCAGGAACACCAGAGTCCTGTCCTCCATGGACCTCCTGAGGGCCACACAATCGCAAATGGGACAATCACAAGTATGCCTGACACCCCATTGCAAGGTGTATGGTAACATCAGTTTGGAAGTCAAGGGCTAAGTAGGGGCTTCGACCTAAATCCAGGTCTGATCTCCAGCCTCTGAGCCACTGGGCCTCCCCAGCATCCATGCATTACCTTCCTGGGCCTAGTTTAATAGGGACCTTGGCCCTCTTACCAAATGAAAGAGAGGAAGCATGTACAGTTATTGTGCCTACTGGGAAATACCCAGCATTCACTGCCCTGGAATCTGACTGAACAGACTAGAATTTCTTCCTCTTAGGGAAGATAAAGAATTTTTTCTCCTCCTataaagagggagagaagtgggTTGCCACATGCCATTGCCAGCCTCCCACATGATGCACTGTGATTACCAGTGAAGACATGCTgtgtccacccccaccccaacaccacCCACGATGTGGTCCAGAATGTTGACTTGTGGATGTTAACCAAGGTTGGGTGCTTATGCTAGAGCTCAGCCAAACTGCAATCATCTCAGAGTCTAGCAAATACAACACCTGTGTCACATGGGGTCCCCAAGCAGGTGAAGTGGCAGCCAAAGCTTGTGTGCTAATCAAAGAATTCATAGCAGTCACAGTGCTTCCCATGATCATAGATGAGAATGTCCAAGGGCAGTAAACACTTATTTACCCTGATGCACCATTAAAGGAATAAGTTCTAGCTGCATTTTCCTGATTGGGATCTCACTGGAAGGACCGCCAGTACATGCTTTCCTCTTGAAGGGTCAAGCAGACAGAAACCCACATCAGATGGGATTTCAcatattttgagtttcttttttaattgaattatgtAAGATCTTAACTCTTTATCTGCAAAGGGAGAGGAATAAGCTATAAACATTTTGCTAGAGATGGAAGTGAATCACTTTTTTGGGGCCATATTTTAAATCTGGACTGAGATTCTGCATCTTGTCTACTCCAGAGTACAAATTAAATGTGAAGGAGGAAAAATCAGTGGGATGAAGTGCTGCCCTCCTCCTATTAATAGACTACaaagaggggcccctgggagaCAAGCAAACCTGCAGAGTGCGAAGTCTTGCTGGAAAAAGGAAATGTACAATGATACCATCTCTGTAGGAAAGGAAAGACACCGTGTTGACCCAAGAGTACATGACCCAATTCGCAGGGCCCGAGTCCACACCCCAAATGGCCCACCAGAACCAGGTACTAAGcttgtctgagcctcagtttcttcatctgtaaaatgagggtaatcaCAACACATCAGTTGTGGGAGGCACATAACAGAAAACTGAGATAACCCCCTTAAACAAGAAGGGGGTTGTGCTCTCCATtagaggaagagcagagagcaGTCCAGGCTGACATGGCAGCTCCAGGacatcccagggccccaggctccTTCACACCAGGGCCAGCTTCACAGGCATGGGACCTGTGCTGTCTCATTGGGCCCCATGCCGAGAAGGCCCCAGCACTAGGGTTAATGCTCTGCTGCTGgcattttttcattattagtaACTGTTGAACAAGGGCCCCTCACTTTCATTTTGTGCTACCCTCTGCAAATTAGGTGGCTCATCTTATTCACACTTTGTGGCCTTCCATCATTTCTGTATGCAAGAACCTCCTCCTCCAGCCGTGACCTCCAAATTCCAGGCAGGAACGTTCTGCTCAGTAACTTCTATCTACATCCCAGCAGCCAGAAATTATTTCCATGGCTACTCTTACCCATGGAGGAGTCTAGAAAATAGTTTCTCATGGTCATATTGCCTTCCCCAACAAAATCAGTAGGAGTGGGAATTATTAGCCCTTGACACAAAAATCAAGTAAAAGAGATCATGGATATGGTACAACACATACTAATTTAGTTGCTCTAATAATAGAAAGCAGGATAAAGCACAGATTATTTAGGATAATGAGACAACCGAAAATGTTGAATATGATTAGGGATAATATAAAGACAAGGCAGATAATAATTTTGGAGTATTTCAATCATGCATATGCACATTGTGAGAATTCTATAATTATATGAGtagttttaagtaaaataaattactaaCAAATACAAATTAACCTCCTAGAACTTAAAACATATTGTACTTATGTAAGGAATTCACAATCTAGTAGAGAAATAAGACAGTGTTGAAGGCAAAGCTACATTCCAAATGAGAAATAACATCAAGTGCTATAGTAGAAATGAATAATTGCTTGTGGTCCAATTAATTTTAGGATATACTTCAAATTTAAAGGTGCTTCCTATGTGAAACTCCAGAGTCAGTAACAAAAGATTTCAGCCAAGTGTAcgacatttaaaataatcataaggggtgcctaggtggctcagtcaatcaa encodes the following:
- the TAGAP gene encoding T-cell activation Rho GTPase-activating protein, which translates into the protein MKLISSCNASKTLNANNMETLIECQSEDDIKEHPLLASCESEDNICQLIEIKKRKKVLSWPFLMRRHSAVSDFSGASEPELKTSLFDQRLSIICGEDDTLPRPIQDILTILCLKGPSTEGIFRKAANEKARKEIKEELNSGGMVDLKSLPVHLLAVVFKDFLRSIPQKLLSCDLFEEWMDALERQNEEDRIEALKQVADKLPRPNLLLLKHLISVLYLISKNSEINKMDASNLAICVGPNMLTQENDQHLSFEAQKDLNNKVKTLVEFLIDNCLEIFGENIPAHSSTASDDSLEHTDSSDMSTLQNDSAYDSNDPDMESSGAIRSPNRRPQVPLEMAASWEPRGLQLAWELSPEPIVSTVARLKNSLREPDRSYSEPSMSSSQESLESQKTHQKLTRSEDDFTMAQAGACLEGEEAEDPFPEEVFPAVEGKTQRPQDLKVRNSTQGLGLLWGLVPKASSSGSLDASSDSSPVASPSSPKRNFFTRHQSFTKAEKSKPNREIKKHSMSFSFASHKRVLTKTPSCVSVKSKGFTRDQVKKGFKKESQLAGRIIQENLSEIQGQTALDFSSRSYALSVEDVVQQVDQRSPGSPPSYEEAIRCQALDLSAYRGQTVGSMRARMLSRGTQLPPLLPFHHGGNSRDICSQEPLDRHRLSPRTESWKQSRTVRASVETIGQVTVTGRPELYRLRTISESNQKTKLDHLVRRCSQPVFEADQLQYAKESYI